GGGGGAGAAGCCGATATTCTGGTGCATGCCGAAACCGAAACACCGATTACGGTAGAAATTCCCAAGCACGTAGAGCTCCGCGTCGTTGAAACCGAGCCTGGTGTACGCGGCGATACCGCTACGGGGGCTACCAAGCCGGCCCGGCTGGAAAGTGGTGCGGTAATTCAAGTGCCTCTGTTTATCAGCGAAGGGGATGTGGTACGCGTCAATACCGAAACCGGTGAGTACATTACCCGCGTAGCCACGGCAGAGGCCGGCTAATCTTCACCAACCCAGTGTAAACCATGGACCTGGAACGGCTTCGCGAACTACTTAAAATCGTGGCAGAAAGTGGGGTAGCTGAAGTAGAGATCGAGGAAGAAGACTTCAAGCTGGTCATTCGCAAGAACGCACCGGCTATTGTGATGCAGCCGGCCTCGCTGCCCTATCCAATGTATGCTATGCCTCAGGCGCTACCGTCACCTACTGTGGTGCCCACTGCGCCTGCCCCGGTTGCACCAGCCCCCCAGGCACCGCCTGCACCTGAAACCCCACCAGCCGTAACGCCGAATCAGAGTACCTCAGACGGCGCCTCGGTCGTCACAAAGGCCAAGACCCATGTGGTTCGGGCGCCGATTGTCGGTACCTTCTACCGAGCACCTTCTCCCGATGCTGACCCCTTTGTGGAGGTCGGCGATCGGGTGAAGCCAGGCGATGTGTTGTGCATCATCGAGGCGATGAAGCTCATGAATGAGATCGAAAGCGAGGTAGCTGGTGTGGTCAAAGAGATCCTGGTTGAAAACGGCCAACCTGTCGAATACGACCAGCCCTTGTTTGTCATTGCCCTCGACTAAGTTGTGGTCTGGAGCTGCCCCTTGGACTACCGTGATTCGTAAGGTTCTGATTGCCAATCGGGGAGAGATCGCCTTGCGGGTGATCCGCACCTGTCGAGAGATGGGTCTGAAAACGGTGGTGGTTTATTCCACCGCCGATCGGGATTCCCTTCCCGTGCGTTTTGCCGATGAAGCGGTCTGCATTGGCCCTCCGCCCTCTTCCGAGAGCTATCTGCGCATCGATCGGATCATTGCAGCTGCCGAGGTCACGGGCGCCGATGCCGTTCATCCGGGCTATGGCTTTCTTTCAGAAAATGCCGAATTTAGTGCAATTTGTGCTGATCATGGCCTCAAGTTTATCGGCCCTTCTCCTGAGGCCATACGGCTTATGGGCGATAAAAGCCTAGCCAAAGAAACCATGCGCAAAGCAGGTGTTCCGGTGGTGCCAGGCTCAGATGGCATCATCGAAGACGTCAAGCAAGGCATGCGCATTGCAGCTGAGATTGGCTATCCGGTGATGATTAAGGCAGCGGCTGGGGGAGGCGGGCGCGGTATGCGTATTGTCCATCGCGAAGAAGACTTTGCACGCCAGTTCAATGCAGCCCGAACAGAGGCAGAAGCGGCTTTTGGCCGACCTGACGTCTACTTAGAGAAGTTTATCGTGCAGCCGCGCCATGTCGAAATTCAGGTGCTGGGCGACGGCAAGGGCAATGTCATCCACTTAGGAGAGCGCGAGTGTTCGATTCAACGCCGGCATCAGAAGCTGCTTGAAGAATCGCCTTCCCCCATTGTCGATGAAGCACTCCGCCAACGAATGGGCGAGGCAGCTGTCCGCGGTGCCCAGGCGGTTAACTACGAAGGTGCAGGCACGATCGAGTTTCTTGTCGATGCCGAGCGCAACTTCTACTTCATGGAGATGAACACTCGCATCCAGGTAGAGCATCCTGTGACCGAAGAGGTGACGGGACTTGACCTGATCGAGCAGCAACTGCGCATTGCTATGGGCGAGCCGCTACCACCTCAAGCCTCCCTTCGGTTGGAAGGACACGCCATTGAGTGTCGCATCAATGCAGAGAATCCGTTTCGCAACTTTAGCCCTTCGCCGGGCATGATCACCGTGTTTCATCCACCAGGAGGTCCCGGCGTGCGCGTGGATACCCATGTCTACGCAGGCTATGTCATTCCGCCTCACTACGACTCGATGATTGCTAAACTTATTGTGCATGCGCCGACGCGGGCCCAGGCTATTCGGCGTATGCTTCGGGCCTTAGAGGAGTTTGTCATCGAAGGCGTACATACCACGATTCCTTTTCACCGTCAACTGCTGATGCATCCTGACTTTCAGGAAGGCCGTTTTGATACCCGCTTTTTGGAGTCGTTCCGGTTGCAACCAGAACCGGCTTCATAGCTAAGCGCTGTCTATCCAATCAGAAGCTGCTATGGAATTTCCTGAAAACCTCCGCTACACCAAAGAACATGAGTGGCTGCGGCTTGAGGCCGATGGCAAAGAGGCTACCATAGGCATTACCGACTTTGCCCAGCGAGAGCTGGGCGATATTGTTTACGTCGAACTGCAGCCGATAGGCACCGAACTGGCCAAAGATGAAGTCTTTGGAACCGTAGAGGCCGTGAAGACGGTTTCTGAGCTTTACATGCCGGTTTCGGGGACGATTGTTGCCATCAATACGGCACTGCAAAACCATCCAGAACTGGTAAACCAGTCGCCTTACGACGAAGGGTGGATGATCCGCATTGTGCTGAAAGATCCGGCTGAGCTAGAAACACTGCTTTCGGCCGAAGCTTATGCGGCGATGGTGGGCTAAAGGCCATGCATGAGAAAATTGTTATTCTTGATTACGGCTCCCAATATACACAGCTTATTGCGCGACGCGTGCGCGAGGTGGGCGTCTATTCTGAAATCCACCCGTGCACCCTTACGCCCGAGCAAGTCGCTGCGCTTCGCCCCAAAGGATTGATCCTTTCGGGTGGACCCTGCTCGGTTTATGATCCTGGTGCACCTCAGCTGCCCCAGGCGCTTTTGGAACTACAACGGGAGGACGGCTCGCCCCTGCCCGTACTGGGCATCTGCTACGGATTGCAGGCTATGGCGCACACGCTGGGGGGAAGCGTCGAGCGTGCCGCGCGCCGCGAGTTTGGGCGGGCCCATCTCCATATCGATGAGGCGGAGGACCTATTTGCGGGTGTACCTTCAGGGACAACCGTGTGGATGAGCCACGGCGACCACCTAACGCGCTTACCTGAAGGGTTTACCATCATTGCCCATACCGAGAATGCACCTATCGCCGCTGTGCGTGCCTTAGATCGCCCGCTCTACGGCGTCCAATTCCATCCTGAAGTGGTCCATACAGACTACGGCCGCCAGATCTTGCAAAACTTTGCGCTTAAGATTTGTGGCTGCCGGGGAGACTGGACTCCTGCGGCCTTCATTGAAGAAAAAATGGCCGAAGTACGTGCCCGTGTGGGTGACGAGCATGTCATTCTCGGACTTTCTGGGGGCGTAGACTCTTCGGTTGCTGCTGTTTTGCTGCATCGGGCTTTAGGGGATCAGCTTACCTGCATCTTTGTGGATAATGGCCTGCTACGTAAGGGTGAAGCTGCGCAGGTGATCACGACGTTTCGCGATCATTTTCATATCCGACTGAAGGCTGTCGATGCTGGGTCGCTGTTTTTGTCCCGGCTGCAAGGCGTTACGGACCCTGAGCAGAAGCGAAAGATCATCGGCGCTACGTTTATCGAGGTCTTTGAGCAAGCCACCCAAGAGCTAACCCGGGAATTAGGCCGCCGGCCACGCTTTCTGGCCCAAGGCACGCTCTACCCGGATGTTATCGAAAGCGTCTCTTACAAAGGACCATCGGCTACAATCAAGACGCATCATAACGTAGGCGGTTTGCCCGAGCAGTTGAATTTCGAGATTATCGAGCCCTTCCGCGAGTTGTTTAAAGACGAAGTCCGCGCCATTGGACGTTTACTTCAAGTGCCTGAACTTATTTTGCATCGCCATCCGTTTCCGGGACCAGGGCTGGCCGTTCGGGTGCTTGGGCCTGTAACCCAAGAGCGGCTGGACTTGCTGCGTGAAGCAGACGCGATCTTTATCGAAGAGCTGCAGCGCCACGGCTTGTACGATCAGGTTTGGCAAGCGTTTGCTGTGCTGCTGCCGGTGCAGACGGTGGGGGTGATGGGCGACGAGCGCACCTATGAGTATGTATGTGCTTTGCGTGCGGTTACAAGCCTCGATGGCATGACGGCCGACTGGGCGCGGCTGCCGCACGAGTTTCTGGCCTACGTGTCCAACCGGATTGTCAACGAAGTGCGTGGGATCAACCGGGCAGTCTACGACATCAGCTCCAAACCACCGGCTACCATCGAGTGGGAGTAAGGCACTGGATATACCGAAGCTGCGGCACCCTGTTTGGGCTGCTCCTTGCCCTGAGCGCGCTAGAAACGGCTGCTCAGCGGACGGAAATTCCGCGCATTGAAGCGGCTGAAAGCGAATTTGCGCAAGCCCTTGAAGCCTTTGAGCGCGGCAACTACGGCCTAGCCTATCGGCAGTTTCGCCACGTCGTTGAAGCCTATCCGCTGCATCGCAAGACGACCGCAGCTTGGATCATGGCCGCTAAGGCGCTCTATCGGCTGGGGGAATATGAACAGGTGCGCAGCTGGCTAGAGGCGTTTAGAGCCCGCTATCCTACCAGTAAGTATCTTGCCCAAGCGCAGCAGCTGGAGCAGCTGGCTGAAGCGGCGCAAGCCTGGCAGCAACGCCAGGCCCAGACCATTACGCTGGGGATCCTATTGCCGATAGATGCCGAAAATGCAGTGCTAACCCAGTCGCTGTTCGATGGCATCCGACTGGCAGTTGCTGCACGCAATGCAGATAGCCTCCTTGCACCGGTGCGCATGGTATTTCGGGATGCAGGAACCACGCCAGCGCAGGTGCAAGCTGCTTTGCGCAGCTTGGTTCAAGATCAGAAAGCCGACCTTGTGATCGGGCCGCTCTACAGCGAACAAGCTATCGCTGCGGCAGAAGTCGCCGAGCAGCTTCGCGTTGTGCTGATTGCCCCGTTGGCAACCGACGCTGCCGTCTCACGTGGTCGGCGTTGGGTATTTCAGGCCAATCCAACGCTTTCTGTCCGTGGACAGCTCATGGCCCGGATGGCCGTCTATGGTCTAAGACTGCGGCAGTTAGGCGTGGCCGCGCTGTTTGATGATCCGACCACAGAGCACATGGCAGAGGCTTTTCAAGCTGAAGCATTGCGATTAGGGGCACATGTGGTCTTTTATAAGCTCCTCCCTAATGCGCAAGCCTATGGCAATTTGGTCGAGCAAATTGGCCAAGACACGCTCCGGCAGGTCGAAGCGCTGTATTTACCCCTTTCGGGTGCGCAAGCGCCTGCACTGGGGCAAGCAGCCTTGAGCAGCCTGGAGCGGGCAGGCGTTTCAATGCGCATTTTGGGCAACGCAGCCTGGCGTGAGGTGCAAGCCCCGCGCCAGGCCAGTCGCTACCAGCTGACCTTTAGTAACGACTTTTGGGTGGACTCGACGCGCGCTGAGGTGCGGTCGTTTCAACAGCAATACCAGGCGCTGCGTCGTCAACAGCCCGACCGGCTGGCCTATGTAGGCTACGATGTAGCGCGTTTTCTGCTGCAGCATCTGCCAGAGCGCAGCGCGCTGGGCGATTTGCCCGACCGGTTGCGTGAAGCTCCCCCATATCAAGGTTTAGGTGTACGGCTGCATTTTGAAGGGGGACAGGTTAACCGAGCGCTTTATTTCCATCGCTATCGGGATGGTCGTCTGGAACTTCTGCGCTAAAGCCCACGGAACCGGCCTGAATCCTTTACGTACCAGTCGCCATCAGTGGCCCGCTATGCCAAAAGTAAACCAAATGCAACGCATAAGCCGCTACGGTGTGTTGCTTATCCTGATGCTGCTTGGGTGTGCCGGCAGCGGAAGATTGCGTCATAACTCCCCTCAAGAAGCGTATGAGCGGGCAATGACTTTGTACAACCAAGGTAAATACGCCCGGGCCATTGAGTATTTCCAGGCAGTTTTTACCTATGGTCGCATGCACGAGTGGGCCGCCGATGCCCAGTTCTATCTGGCACGTGCCTATTACCGCAACCAGGAATACCTATTGGCCGCCAGCGAATACGAGCGTTTTACCCAGATCCACCGCAGCGACCCCCGCGTGCCAGAGGCCGAATACGAACGGGCGATGTGCTACTACAACCTGTCGCCCCCGTATGAGCTAGATCAGACCGACACGCGCAGAGCTATCGAGGCTTTTCAGCTTTTTATCGATCGCTACCCCAATCACGAGCGGGTAGCCGATGCCACGCAGAAAATTGCCGAGCTACGGGCAAAACTGGCCCGTAAGCAGTACGAAGCTGCAAGGCTCTACGAACGCCGAGAGCTCTACGAAGCTGCAGCAGTAACGTACGAAGCCGTTTTCGATCGCTATCCGGACACTCCTTGGGCCGATGATGCACTGGTGGGTGCAATGCAGGCCTACATCGCTTTTGCAAATCAGAGCGTGCGCACGCGCCAGCCCGAACGCTACCAGCGTGCCATTGAACTCTACGAACGCCTGTTGCAACTTTTCCCCGATAGCCCCTTGCTGCAAACAGCTGAAACCCTTTATGCCGAAGCGCAGCGTCACCTCAAAGAACTCGGCGCAGCTTCACTGGCCCAAGGGCGAACGCAACCTTAAAGACGGCCTATGGCCCGTCTCCGCATTGGACTTTTTGGCGGCTCGTTTAACCCCCCACACCTGGCTCACCTGATCGTGGCTGAACAGGTACGCGAGCAAGCCCGGCTCGACCAGGTCCTCTGGATGCCTTGCCATTTTCCTCCTCATAAAAACGAAGGAGAACTGGCCGAGCCGCACCACCGGCTAGCGATGACGCAACTGGCTATCGAAGGCCATCCACACTTTGCCGTTTCCGATTTGGAGATCCGGCGCGGCGGCCGTTCTTACACCATCGATACCCTCCGCCAGCTACAAATCCACTATCCTGAGGGGGAAATACTGCTCATTCTCGGTGAAGATAATCTGCGTACGTTTCATACCTGGCGCGAACCAGAAGAGATCATCCGGCGCGCTAAGCTTTTGGTCTACCGTCGGCCTGGGACAACCCTAGAAGACGTCGATCCGCGCTTTTTGCAACACGTTACGTTTGTCGAAGCCCCACTTTTGGAAATATCGGCTACCGAAATCCGACAGCGCTGCCGCCAAGGCCGATCTATTCGCTACCTCGTTCCTGACCCTGTCCGACACTATATTTACACACATCGATTATATCAAACTTGACAGAGAAAAAATTTTGTGTTTTATTCCAATTACATTATGCGCCTTGCCCGGTGGTGAATGTATAGAGCCTTTCAGGAGGCAAGGCAATGGGGCCTCTTTCCGGGGGAGAGTGCCAGTGGCTGTCGTAGTGTACCTAAATCTTGCAGTACAAATGTCAGAACGCATGCAGCCGTCGTTAGAATCGTTACTCGAACAAGCTAAAGCGTTTCACATCCTGGATGAATATGTTTACCATCCCCCTGA
This sequence is a window from Rhodothermus bifroesti. Protein-coding genes within it:
- the accB gene encoding acetyl-CoA carboxylase biotin carboxyl carrier protein, yielding MDLERLRELLKIVAESGVAEVEIEEEDFKLVIRKNAPAIVMQPASLPYPMYAMPQALPSPTVVPTAPAPVAPAPQAPPAPETPPAVTPNQSTSDGASVVTKAKTHVVRAPIVGTFYRAPSPDADPFVEVGDRVKPGDVLCIIEAMKLMNEIESEVAGVVKEILVENGQPVEYDQPLFVIALD
- the accC gene encoding acetyl-CoA carboxylase biotin carboxylase subunit — encoded protein: MIRKVLIANRGEIALRVIRTCREMGLKTVVVYSTADRDSLPVRFADEAVCIGPPPSSESYLRIDRIIAAAEVTGADAVHPGYGFLSENAEFSAICADHGLKFIGPSPEAIRLMGDKSLAKETMRKAGVPVVPGSDGIIEDVKQGMRIAAEIGYPVMIKAAAGGGGRGMRIVHREEDFARQFNAARTEAEAAFGRPDVYLEKFIVQPRHVEIQVLGDGKGNVIHLGERECSIQRRHQKLLEESPSPIVDEALRQRMGEAAVRGAQAVNYEGAGTIEFLVDAERNFYFMEMNTRIQVEHPVTEEVTGLDLIEQQLRIAMGEPLPPQASLRLEGHAIECRINAENPFRNFSPSPGMITVFHPPGGPGVRVDTHVYAGYVIPPHYDSMIAKLIVHAPTRAQAIRRMLRALEEFVIEGVHTTIPFHRQLLMHPDFQEGRFDTRFLESFRLQPEPAS
- the gcvH gene encoding glycine cleavage system protein GcvH is translated as MEFPENLRYTKEHEWLRLEADGKEATIGITDFAQRELGDIVYVELQPIGTELAKDEVFGTVEAVKTVSELYMPVSGTIVAINTALQNHPELVNQSPYDEGWMIRIVLKDPAELETLLSAEAYAAMVG
- the guaA gene encoding glutamine-hydrolyzing GMP synthase, with the protein product MHEKIVILDYGSQYTQLIARRVREVGVYSEIHPCTLTPEQVAALRPKGLILSGGPCSVYDPGAPQLPQALLELQREDGSPLPVLGICYGLQAMAHTLGGSVERAARREFGRAHLHIDEAEDLFAGVPSGTTVWMSHGDHLTRLPEGFTIIAHTENAPIAAVRALDRPLYGVQFHPEVVHTDYGRQILQNFALKICGCRGDWTPAAFIEEKMAEVRARVGDEHVILGLSGGVDSSVAAVLLHRALGDQLTCIFVDNGLLRKGEAAQVITTFRDHFHIRLKAVDAGSLFLSRLQGVTDPEQKRKIIGATFIEVFEQATQELTRELGRRPRFLAQGTLYPDVIESVSYKGPSATIKTHHNVGGLPEQLNFEIIEPFRELFKDEVRAIGRLLQVPELILHRHPFPGPGLAVRVLGPVTQERLDLLREADAIFIEELQRHGLYDQVWQAFAVLLPVQTVGVMGDERTYEYVCALRAVTSLDGMTADWARLPHEFLAYVSNRIVNEVRGINRAVYDISSKPPATIEWE
- a CDS encoding ABC transporter substrate-binding protein — its product is MGVRHWIYRSCGTLFGLLLALSALETAAQRTEIPRIEAAESEFAQALEAFERGNYGLAYRQFRHVVEAYPLHRKTTAAWIMAAKALYRLGEYEQVRSWLEAFRARYPTSKYLAQAQQLEQLAEAAQAWQQRQAQTITLGILLPIDAENAVLTQSLFDGIRLAVAARNADSLLAPVRMVFRDAGTTPAQVQAALRSLVQDQKADLVIGPLYSEQAIAAAEVAEQLRVVLIAPLATDAAVSRGRRWVFQANPTLSVRGQLMARMAVYGLRLRQLGVAALFDDPTTEHMAEAFQAEALRLGAHVVFYKLLPNAQAYGNLVEQIGQDTLRQVEALYLPLSGAQAPALGQAALSSLERAGVSMRILGNAAWREVQAPRQASRYQLTFSNDFWVDSTRAEVRSFQQQYQALRRQQPDRLAYVGYDVARFLLQHLPERSALGDLPDRLREAPPYQGLGVRLHFEGGQVNRALYFHRYRDGRLELLR
- a CDS encoding outer membrane protein assembly factor BamD; translation: MQRISRYGVLLILMLLGCAGSGRLRHNSPQEAYERAMTLYNQGKYARAIEYFQAVFTYGRMHEWAADAQFYLARAYYRNQEYLLAASEYERFTQIHRSDPRVPEAEYERAMCYYNLSPPYELDQTDTRRAIEAFQLFIDRYPNHERVADATQKIAELRAKLARKQYEAARLYERRELYEAAAVTYEAVFDRYPDTPWADDALVGAMQAYIAFANQSVRTRQPERYQRAIELYERLLQLFPDSPLLQTAETLYAEAQRHLKELGAASLAQGRTQP
- the nadD gene encoding nicotinate (nicotinamide) nucleotide adenylyltransferase, translated to MARLRIGLFGGSFNPPHLAHLIVAEQVREQARLDQVLWMPCHFPPHKNEGELAEPHHRLAMTQLAIEGHPHFAVSDLEIRRGGRSYTIDTLRQLQIHYPEGEILLILGEDNLRTFHTWREPEEIIRRAKLLVYRRPGTTLEDVDPRFLQHVTFVEAPLLEISATEIRQRCRQGRSIRYLVPDPVRHYIYTHRLYQT